The Niastella koreensis GR20-10 genome includes a window with the following:
- a CDS encoding RagB/SusD family nutrient uptake outer membrane protein, producing the protein MKIENIKGLIYKSLFGLTIAASVTACKLNEYNPISLSETDVLSKFDGWKAYENNCYTGLWGTLISMPYGLCSEVGTDLWTSPSGSTTYKEVISYQDLTVSFNLVNNVWTYAWGSIKDCNKVIRLAPDLKDGKAQDIATLVGEAKLLRAYYYSVLVNQFGEIPLITRDSSVLNLNPTRNSVPEIYTQIIADLRDAFNSLQVTPLDNNPQRVTKKAALGLLARVYAQGAGEGLSEGGKSYWVRAKECADSLINNMSTYGAAMYPDFANVFASANNRNNAEVLFTAYGLDPYSSSYDVSTANSKPNLYLHYYPKFDDAFGTSDVFKRSVNSNTSNSYYGRLNQAFVAPTKYLINCFNATYDKRWENTFQTAFCNYSGVQAITSQGSGVPTPANVTYSAATVTLNATMCSKYGINPAFSGKKIYPYADDDARNASKNATWQYIPKIWSFGDHSGNIANLTTIPNANVHPYPLDPTEDRFFAYLSKDPLSAADKATRAYVTVNIDDLFDPSDPSGSTYKANAAGNGLTPSSLATLFPAMQKFNHNFDGGWLGGNFQQKLGNIMIMRMAEVYLIAAEATMHTSGDGAAAAGYLNVLRKRACRNPADFNVGTGMQLSTATLNDVFDEFARELCGEFTRWALLKREKAFETRLQAYNRKAAANFNASKHYVRPIPFTFLNQINNATDFGTNGY; encoded by the coding sequence ATGAAAATAGAGAACATAAAAGGACTTATATATAAATCACTGTTCGGTTTAACCATTGCTGCATCCGTTACCGCCTGTAAACTGAATGAGTACAATCCCATCTCTTTGTCAGAAACGGATGTGCTCTCAAAATTCGACGGTTGGAAGGCGTATGAAAATAACTGTTACACCGGTCTCTGGGGAACGCTTATCAGTATGCCCTATGGGCTTTGTTCCGAGGTAGGTACCGATCTGTGGACATCCCCGTCCGGCAGCACCACCTATAAAGAGGTAATAAGTTACCAGGACCTGACGGTAAGTTTCAACCTGGTAAACAACGTTTGGACCTATGCGTGGGGTTCTATCAAGGATTGCAATAAGGTCATTCGGCTGGCGCCCGATTTAAAAGATGGCAAGGCTCAGGATATTGCCACCCTGGTAGGTGAAGCCAAATTGCTGCGGGCTTATTATTATTCAGTACTGGTGAATCAGTTTGGCGAAATACCGTTGATAACAAGAGATAGTTCCGTACTAAATCTGAACCCTACCCGCAACAGCGTACCCGAGATCTATACCCAGATCATTGCCGATCTGCGGGATGCATTTAACAGTCTGCAGGTAACGCCATTGGACAATAACCCGCAACGGGTAACCAAAAAGGCCGCATTGGGATTGCTTGCCCGGGTATATGCACAGGGCGCAGGCGAGGGATTGAGTGAAGGCGGCAAATCATATTGGGTACGGGCAAAAGAGTGCGCCGATAGCCTCATCAACAATATGAGTACTTACGGTGCGGCCATGTATCCCGATTTTGCCAATGTATTCGCATCTGCCAACAACAGGAACAACGCGGAAGTATTATTTACTGCGTATGGACTGGACCCATACAGTTCTTCCTACGATGTTTCTACCGCCAATTCAAAACCCAACCTGTACCTGCATTATTATCCCAAGTTTGATGATGCATTTGGTACTTCCGATGTTTTCAAAAGAAGCGTAAACTCCAATACGTCCAATTCTTACTATGGCCGGTTGAACCAGGCGTTTGTGGCGCCTACCAAATACCTGATCAATTGCTTCAATGCAACCTATGATAAACGCTGGGAAAATACTTTTCAAACAGCATTCTGTAACTATTCAGGCGTTCAGGCCATTACCAGCCAGGGAAGCGGTGTTCCAACACCTGCGAACGTAACCTACAGTGCCGCCACTGTTACGTTGAATGCCACCATGTGTAGTAAGTATGGGATCAATCCGGCTTTTTCGGGGAAGAAGATCTATCCTTATGCGGATGATGATGCCAGAAACGCTTCCAAAAATGCCACCTGGCAGTACATTCCAAAGATCTGGTCCTTTGGCGATCATTCAGGGAACATAGCTAATCTTACCACTATACCCAATGCCAATGTGCATCCTTATCCGTTAGACCCCACTGAAGACCGCTTCTTTGCCTATTTAAGCAAAGACCCGCTCAGTGCCGCGGATAAAGCCACCCGTGCCTATGTTACCGTAAATATCGACGACCTGTTCGATCCTTCAGATCCATCGGGCAGTACGTACAAAGCCAATGCGGCTGGTAATGGACTTACCCCAAGCAGTTTGGCTACCCTGTTCCCTGCCATGCAGAAGTTCAATCACAATTTCGATGGCGGCTGGTTAGGCGGTAACTTCCAGCAAAAACTGGGTAATATCATGATCATGCGGATGGCCGAAGTGTACCTGATCGCTGCAGAAGCTACCATGCATACCAGTGGCGACGGGGCAGCAGCTGCCGGTTACCTGAATGTATTGCGTAAACGCGCCTGCCGCAACCCGGCCGACTTCAACGTAGGTACCGGCATGCAGTTATCAACCGCCACCCTGAATGATGTGTTTGATGAATTCGCCCGGGAATTGTGCGGCGAGTTTACCCGTTGGGCACTGTTGAAACGTGAAAAAGCATTTGAAACCCGCTTGCAGGCTTACAACAGAAAAGCAGCTGCCAATTTCAATGCTTCAAAACATTATGTTCGTCCGATCCCATTCACTTTCCTGAACCAGATCAATAACGCGACTGACTTCGGAACGAATGGCTATTAA
- a CDS encoding TonB-dependent receptor yields the protein MQKKSIGSGFPMPWHYLANRLPDCGGGFNGTITKRLLRAMKLTIFFIAAAIFSVHAEGTAQNITLTGKDLPLKQVFAAIEKQTGYVIFNNKRDLDETKTVTIAANNLPLKEALDIILKDQPLEYSIKGKTIVLSRKAPVINLNLDVPEARGPITGTVLDAKGNPLDNVSVVIKGKSNVGTTTNSTGEFRIDAEQGDVLVFSIVGYQQQEVIVGKNPVISIAMNPIDAKLEEVVVIGYGTQKRRDLTGAIATVKPEEITARPGPNPMESLQGRVAGLDITKASGQPGAPLNIQLRGTRSFSASGTPLFIINGLPGDYSTLNPYDIESIEVLKDASSTAVYGSAGANGVIIITTKSGKAGKLAIDFNTYYGNNGWSVTPKMRTGEDYLQTKRDAYSYVWDAANSQWTTTGALWQSPADDEKIFGTARYQLYQQGQFADWAKLFLQKSAHTQNYSLGVSGGTEKTKGYLSFNYTNEKGQYVGDDYKLFSTTMRIDHKVKSFVSVGANLTASYVDRNKAQDKLENALVTDPLVRPYNDDGTLNTNLGNNVYNLLLNQQYGVYGNVDNNLKLYLNPYIEIRPLKGLSFLSRLSTYLTFNNTYRFDGIGSVAYTYNNGQIAKAQVDQNRSYGYQWENIVTYNFKVAHDHAFTVTGVTTWYHNQNTSTTMYQSNIVSNNFKWYKFTGDANTTATSVYDMTKTLGFIGRFNYSYLGKYLFSASIRRDGSSVLYKDNQWDNFPSLSAGWRISDESFMEGTKSWLNSLKVRAGWGVAGTAKIPPYSSVANLESLNMSLGGQTVPTYRNGPFLTNPNLSWEKSYNTNLGVDASFLNNRIDMSLDVYNTKTKGVIYGVTTPIIYGQYTASAQYKTNLNICETQNRGIELALNTRNIVTKNFNWTSAVAFSYNKEKILALTGGVANNITNTDNPQYAFTIGQPVNSFRNYKLDGVWQIGQEKDAAAFGKRPGDLHVDVPGITRLAEGVYSKADATGNINYYYTDLAAAQKFNSSLTAAKNTYSVSANDYQTVGHNNPNWTMGFQNGFSYKNWELSVYTYFRWGQTISYNMMGWYQPNGFATNASPSRTIPKYFNYWTPTNPSNDFPVMNYQEGSGTLTGFSGLNYVDGSFFKLKNITLGYNMPRNLIKKLSLEKFRVYGTVTNLLIITKSPLLKQYDPEMNGSLEYPLTKQIVVGLNMTF from the coding sequence ATGCAAAAAAAATCAATTGGTTCCGGATTTCCTATGCCCTGGCATTACCTGGCTAATCGATTGCCTGATTGTGGGGGTGGGTTCAACGGAACCATCACCAAAAGATTGCTTCGCGCGATGAAATTGACTATTTTCTTTATTGCCGCTGCTATTTTCTCAGTTCATGCTGAGGGAACCGCTCAAAACATCACACTCACCGGTAAGGACCTGCCGCTGAAGCAGGTTTTTGCTGCTATTGAAAAGCAAACCGGGTATGTTATATTCAACAACAAGCGTGACCTGGATGAAACAAAAACAGTTACCATAGCTGCCAACAATCTTCCATTGAAAGAGGCGCTGGACATCATCCTGAAAGATCAACCGCTTGAATATTCCATCAAGGGAAAAACCATCGTACTGTCACGCAAGGCGCCTGTTATAAATCTGAATCTGGATGTGCCTGAAGCGCGGGGACCTATTACCGGTACTGTGCTGGATGCAAAAGGAAATCCCCTCGATAATGTGTCTGTAGTAATTAAGGGTAAGAGCAACGTAGGCACTACTACCAATTCAACCGGTGAGTTCCGGATAGATGCTGAACAGGGGGATGTGCTCGTGTTCTCTATTGTAGGTTACCAGCAACAGGAAGTTATTGTGGGAAAAAATCCTGTGATCAGTATTGCTATGAACCCCATAGATGCAAAACTGGAAGAAGTAGTGGTGATTGGTTATGGTACCCAAAAACGCAGAGACCTTACCGGTGCTATTGCAACCGTAAAACCCGAAGAGATCACTGCCCGCCCTGGCCCCAACCCCATGGAATCACTGCAGGGCAGAGTAGCTGGTCTGGACATTACAAAAGCTTCGGGCCAGCCCGGCGCTCCTTTAAATATTCAACTGCGTGGTACCAGGTCATTCAGTGCAAGTGGTACGCCTTTATTTATCATCAATGGTTTGCCCGGTGATTACTCCACCCTGAACCCTTACGATATTGAATCCATTGAAGTGTTGAAAGATGCGTCTTCCACTGCGGTGTATGGTTCTGCAGGTGCAAACGGGGTAATTATTATTACCACCAAAAGCGGTAAGGCAGGAAAGCTGGCCATCGATTTCAATACGTATTATGGTAACAATGGCTGGTCTGTTACGCCAAAAATGCGTACCGGTGAAGATTATCTGCAAACAAAACGCGATGCCTACAGCTATGTATGGGATGCCGCCAACAGCCAGTGGACAACCACCGGCGCGCTTTGGCAATCGCCTGCAGATGATGAAAAGATCTTCGGTACTGCACGCTATCAGCTTTATCAGCAAGGCCAGTTTGCCGACTGGGCAAAACTGTTCCTGCAAAAAAGTGCGCACACCCAAAACTACAGCCTTGGTGTTTCGGGCGGTACCGAAAAAACAAAAGGCTATCTCTCTTTCAATTATACCAATGAAAAAGGGCAGTATGTGGGTGACGATTACAAGCTTTTTTCAACTACCATGCGTATAGATCATAAGGTGAAAAGCTTTGTATCTGTGGGCGCCAACCTCACTGCTTCGTATGTAGACAGGAACAAAGCGCAGGACAAACTGGAGAATGCGCTGGTGACCGATCCGTTGGTGAGACCTTATAATGACGATGGTACGCTGAATACCAATTTGGGCAACAACGTATATAACCTGTTGCTGAACCAGCAATATGGCGTATATGGTAATGTGGACAATAACCTGAAGTTGTATTTAAATCCATATATCGAAATAAGACCGTTAAAAGGGTTGAGCTTTTTATCCCGCCTGAGCACCTATCTTACTTTCAATAATACCTACCGGTTCGATGGTATTGGCTCTGTAGCGTATACGTATAATAACGGCCAGATAGCGAAAGCCCAGGTTGACCAGAACCGCTCGTATGGTTACCAATGGGAAAACATCGTAACCTATAATTTCAAAGTGGCGCACGATCACGCCTTTACCGTAACAGGCGTAACTACCTGGTATCACAACCAGAACACCAGTACCACTATGTACCAAAGTAATATCGTGTCGAACAACTTTAAATGGTATAAGTTTACCGGCGATGCAAATACCACTGCCACTTCAGTTTACGACATGACGAAAACCCTTGGTTTTATCGGACGTTTTAATTATTCATACTTAGGAAAATACCTGTTCTCTGCCAGTATCCGCCGCGATGGGTCTTCTGTATTATACAAAGACAACCAGTGGGATAACTTTCCGTCGCTTTCTGCCGGCTGGCGCATTTCCGACGAATCGTTTATGGAAGGAACAAAAAGCTGGTTGAACAGCCTGAAAGTCCGGGCAGGCTGGGGTGTAGCCGGTACAGCTAAAATTCCTCCTTATAGCTCAGTGGCCAACCTGGAATCGCTTAACATGTCGTTGGGTGGACAAACCGTGCCCACTTATCGCAATGGCCCATTCCTTACCAACCCTAACTTAAGCTGGGAAAAATCGTACAACACGAACCTGGGTGTGGATGCCTCTTTCCTCAATAACCGGATAGACATGTCGCTGGATGTTTATAACACAAAGACCAAAGGAGTTATCTATGGCGTTACAACCCCCATTATTTACGGGCAGTACACCGCAAGCGCGCAATATAAAACCAATCTCAATATTTGCGAAACACAGAACAGAGGTATAGAACTGGCATTGAACACGCGTAATATTGTTACCAAGAATTTTAACTGGACTTCAGCCGTTGCTTTTTCTTACAACAAGGAGAAGATCCTGGCTTTAACAGGCGGTGTGGCCAATAATATTACAAATACCGATAACCCCCAGTATGCGTTTACTATTGGTCAGCCAGTAAACTCATTCCGTAATTACAAGCTGGATGGGGTTTGGCAGATCGGTCAGGAAAAAGATGCCGCTGCCTTCGGCAAACGACCCGGCGACCTGCATGTAGATGTACCGGGTATAACGCGTTTGGCAGAAGGGGTGTATTCAAAAGCGGATGCAACCGGTAATATCAATTATTATTACACGGATCTGGCCGCTGCGCAGAAATTCAATTCTTCGCTCACCGCTGCCAAAAACACCTATTCAGTAAGCGCCAACGATTACCAGACCGTAGGACATAACAATCCGAACTGGACAATGGGTTTCCAAAACGGGTTCAGCTACAAGAACTGGGAGTTGAGCGTGTACACTTATTTCAGATGGGGACAAACCATCAGCTACAATATGATGGGTTGGTACCAGCCAAACGGCTTTGCTACCAATGCAAGCCCTTCCAGAACAATTCCTAAATATTTCAACTACTGGACGCCAACAAACCCATCTAACGACTTTCCTGTAATGAATTACCAGGAAGGCTCAGGAACCTTAACCGGGTTCAGCGGTTTGAACTATGTGGATGGCTCTTTCTTTAAATTAAAAAATATCACGCTTGGATACAACATGCCCAGGAACCTGATTAAGAAGCTGTCGCTCGAAAAATTCCGTGTATATGGAACTGTTACCAATCTTTTGATTATTACAAAGAGCCCGCTGTTGAAGCAGTATGATCCTGAAATGAATGGTTCACTGGAGTATCCGTTAACAAAACAAATTGTGGTGGGATTGAACATGACATTCTAA
- a CDS encoding FecR family protein, with product MEQFLKDELLVLLEKARAGNATGDDYSRIAAIINTDQTGELIAEADNFLAQESDVPSKHIEPYNYDYWQRAFLEIKQTWQQQNAQPAKVHHLFIKRYWWVAAASILLIASAGTYFLTKTTAPQPVAAAPYKILPGKDGAILTLADGSQVLLDSIQNGVVAQQAGTTAKIVNGTLIYEGIGSAVEYNVMSTPKARKFHLILPDGTNAWLNSASSIKYPTVFTGNERKVTITGEVYFEVAHNEKMPFRLNVNNQAQIEVLGTHFNVKAYDDEPSMKVTLLEGSVRIGRRQTANGRQESVILKPGEQLSIPQSPDSYRGHLSQTSQASHPIPVQTDGVMAWKNGVFDFNDIGFQDAMAQLERWYDIEVVYENGIPTNVELNGKMTKDITLNDLVGILEKIGVKCRLEGRKLLIQS from the coding sequence AACTGCTGGTACTGCTGGAAAAAGCCAGGGCTGGCAATGCCACCGGGGACGATTATTCCCGGATAGCAGCGATCATCAATACCGACCAAACGGGAGAGCTGATTGCCGAGGCCGATAATTTTCTCGCGCAGGAAAGTGATGTTCCCTCCAAACATATTGAGCCTTATAACTACGACTACTGGCAACGAGCCTTCCTTGAAATAAAACAAACCTGGCAGCAACAAAATGCACAACCGGCAAAAGTACACCACCTGTTTATAAAGCGATATTGGTGGGTTGCCGCCGCTTCCATTCTGTTGATCGCATCTGCAGGTACTTACTTTCTTACCAAAACAACTGCGCCGCAACCTGTAGCAGCCGCTCCTTATAAAATTTTACCTGGTAAAGATGGCGCCATTTTAACCCTGGCCGATGGATCGCAGGTATTATTAGACAGCATACAGAATGGGGTAGTAGCTCAGCAAGCCGGTACAACCGCCAAAATTGTCAACGGTACATTAATATATGAAGGCATTGGGTCAGCAGTTGAATACAATGTGATGTCAACACCCAAGGCGCGCAAATTTCATTTGATCCTGCCCGATGGAACAAATGCCTGGCTGAACAGTGCGAGTTCCATTAAATATCCTACCGTTTTTACCGGCAATGAACGCAAGGTTACCATAACCGGTGAAGTGTATTTTGAAGTGGCCCATAATGAAAAGATGCCTTTCCGCCTGAATGTAAATAACCAGGCGCAGATAGAAGTACTGGGAACGCATTTCAATGTAAAGGCGTATGACGATGAGCCTTCTATGAAGGTTACGTTGTTGGAAGGAAGCGTAAGAATTGGCAGACGGCAGACGGCAAATGGCAGACAGGAATCAGTAATTCTGAAACCGGGGGAGCAATTATCAATTCCCCAATCTCCCGATAGCTATCGGGGCCATTTATCCCAAACATCCCAGGCATCCCATCCCATCCCGGTTCAGACAGATGGGGTTATGGCCTGGAAAAATGGGGTGTTCGACTTTAACGATATCGGCTTCCAGGATGCAATGGCACAATTGGAACGTTGGTACGACATAGAAGTGGTGTATGAAAATGGTATTCCCACCAATGTTGAATTGAACGGGAAAATGACCAAAGACATCACATTGAATGATTTAGTAGGGATACTGGAAAAGATCGGCGTGAAGTGCCGCCTGGAAGGAAGAAAATTGCTGATCCAGTCGTAG